A window of the Lactuca sativa cultivar Salinas chromosome 5, Lsat_Salinas_v11, whole genome shotgun sequence genome harbors these coding sequences:
- the LOC111921060 gene encoding cyclin-dependent kinase F-4 yields the protein MEQYEILKEIGSGSYGVVWGAWDEHTDEVFAIKKLKMRCNSAKEYINLTEVKALRKMNHPNIIKLKEIIKEDDSLYLVLEYMECSLCERMTCRKKPFSEDEIRDLCFQIFQGLAYMHDNGYFHRDLKPENLLVSKDVIKIADLGLAHEMNGKPATDNIGSRWYSAPEVLLGQEYDSSVDMWAMGAIMAELFTRRPLFPGKNDGDQMYKICSVIGSPTETTFSIVNSNYLVFPQLPGVQLSSLLPSASLEALDLIATLLSWNPSARPTAMEALEHPFFYTCYKVPPPRPIPLVFKSCAFCYQREEDPTKQLIRLLPENPFYETVLDPSENMIRLLPENPLYGSEAVDPSENFRPLLPQNRFDGSEKGDPSENMVSLLPENSLPGSKNCGLLSKMEMKQDSLKLKTRTKNCTIGVESDAVHIDELEIAYIDKLEKNKRGTGKRLNFKRIKGKRLNKQT from the coding sequence ATGGAGCAGTATGAAATACTGAAGGAAATTGGGAGTGGATCATATGGGGTTGTCTGGGGAGCATGGGATGAACACACAGATGAAGTGTTTGCCATCAAGAAACTGAAAATGAGGTGCAACTCGGCCAAAGAATACATCAACCTGACAGAAGTCAAGGCACTGCGCAAGATGAATCATCCAAACATCATAAAGCTCAAGGAAATCATCAAAGAAGACGACAGTTTGTACTTGGTGTTGGAATACATGGAATGCAGTCTGTGCGAGCGTATGACATGCAGGAAGAAGCCTTTTTCAGAGGACGAGATCAGAGACTTGTGCTTCCAAATCTTTCAAGGTCTGGCATACATGCACGACAACGGCTACTTTCATCGTGACCTCAAACCGGAGAACCTTCTTGTTTCCAAGGATGTAATAAAGATTGCTGATCTTGGTCTAGCTCATGAGATGAATGGCAAACCGGCCACTGATAATATTGGGTCCCGCTGGTATAGTGCCCCTGAAGTTCTTCTTGGGCAAGAATACGATTCTTCAGTTGATATGTGGGCAATGGGTGCAATCATGGCAGAACTATTTACACGCCGCCCACTGTTTCCTGGTAAAAATGACGGAGATCAAATGTATAAAATCTGCAGTGTGATCGGCAGTCCAACAGAAACCACATTCAGCATCGTAAATAGCAACTATCTTGTATTCCCACAGCTTCCTGGTGTCCAACTTTCTTCGCTGTTACCATCAGCAAGCCTGGAAGCACTCGATCTGATTGCCACGCTTCTTTCATGGAATCCATCCGCGAGGCCGACAGCTATGGAGGCACTTGAGCATCCTTTCTTCTATACCTGTTACAAAGTTCCACCACCCCGACCCATACCTCTGGTATTCAAAAGTTGTGCATTTTGTTATCAAAGGGAGGAGGATCCAACCAAACAACTGATTCGTCTGCTCCCAGAAAATCCATTTTATGAAACAGTACTAGATCCTTCAGAAAACATGATTCGTCTGCTCCCAGAAAATCCACTTTATGGTTCCGAAGCGGTAGATCCCTCTGAAAACTTTAGGCCTCTGCTCCCACAAAATAGGTTTGATGGTTCCGAAAAAGGAGACCCCTCAGAAAACATGGTCTCTCTGCTCCCAGAAAACTCATTACCTGGTTCAAAGAATTGCGGATTGTTAAGCAAAATGGAGATGAAGCAGGATTCGTTGAAGCTGAAAACAAGAACAAAGAATTGCACAATTGGTGTGGAAAGTGATGCAGTGCACATTGACGAGCTGGAGATAGCATACATTGATAAGTTGGAGAAGAACAAGAGGGGTACCGGAAAGAGACTCAACTTCAAGAGGATCAAAGGAAAGAGGCTCAACAAACAGACATAA